The Desulfobacterales bacterium genome includes the window CAGGATGGCCTTTGTGCCGGGATCCTGCCGGAAGAATTCAAGGTATTCGTGGAACTTAATGTCGGCCTCGTTGCCGACCCCCACGTAATAGGAAAATCCCTTCAGGCTTTTGAGCTTGGCTTCGGTAATCAGGGTCAGGGCCATGTTGCCGCTCTGGGTCAGCAGGGCGATGTCGCCCTTGGGCACATCCCGTAGGCCCACGAGGTTCAGATTCTGTTTCAAGCTGATCATGCCGGAGGTGTTGGGGCCGATCAGTCGGATTTTCTGCTCCCGGGCCACGGCCACCATTTCCGCTTCCATCGCTTTTCCTTCCTCGCCGGTTTCGCCGAATCCGCCGGCGATAATGACGGCGCCGTGGACCCCCTTTTTGCCGCAATCCCTTAATACCGCCGGAATGGTTTTGGCCGGGGTGGTGATGAGGGCGATGTCAACCGGATCAGGGATGTCGGACACCGTGGGGTAGCATTTGAATCCCAGAATGTTTTTTTCCTTGGGATTTACCGGATAGATCCGGCCTTCAAATTTTTCATTCAAAAGGGTTCGAATGGCTTGGAACCCCCGTTTGGTTTCACTTTTGGATGCGCCCACGATGGCGACGGAAGTGGCGTTTAAAATGTTGTCAAGCACGATGATACCCTCCTGTAAGATTCAAACTTATTAGATTTCCCTTGAACCCTGGAACCCTCAACCCCTGGGCCCCTTATTTATTCTTGCGATCCTCAAATTCCTTGAGTGATTCCTGGCGTTCTTTGGTGGAAACGCACGCCAGGCAGGCTTCGGTTTCAAAATCCATAAGGGCTTCCAGGCTGACTTCACCGCGCGCCATCAAGAGCCCCTTTTTAATCATTTTAATGGAAAAAGCGGAGTTGGCGGCGATTTTCCGGGCCATGGCCCGGACTTCGTCCATCAATTTGTCGAGGGGGACCGCGCGGTTGACCAGTCCGATGCGTTCAGCCTCTTTGCCGCTGATGTATTCGCCGGTAAACAGCAGCTCCTTGGCCTTGCCCGGTCCGATCAGGTCCTGGACGAGGCGCATGGCGCCGCCGGTAACCGAGGAAGTGACCTTCGCCTCGGGTGAACCGATCTGGGCCTCTTCGGCAGCGATGCGGATATCGCAGGCCAACGCCAGTTCGTACCCAGATCCCAGGGCGTAGCCGTTTATG containing:
- a CDS encoding enoyl-CoA hydratase/isomerase family protein, producing MNFECIIYEKSEGIATIQMNRPKVLNAMNKQLWLDIQAALEDSKNDADVKVLIITGAGRAFSTGADLKESKTRSIEAYRDYLNELQEASRKIIRFEKATIAAINGYALGSGYELALACDIRIAAEEAQIGSPEAKVTSSVTGGAMRLVQDLIGPGKAKELLFTGEYISGKEAERIGLVNRAVPLDKLMDEVRAMARKIAANSAFSIKMIKKGLLMARGEVSLEALMDFETEACLACVSTKERQESLKEFEDRKNK